Genomic segment of Candidatus Jordarchaeales archaeon:
GTTTATCGGGAGCTTAAGCAATGTTTCGTCCAAGTCGAAAAGAACCGCTTTTAAACCACTTTGGCCCTCCACTCTCCTTCCCTCACGAGTATAGGACCAGAATCCATATGTCTAATCCAGTATAACCCTGAAGGAAGTGCATTATATTTCTTCAGCTTCGGTATCTCTTCATCATAAGCAAGCTTGACGTATATGTATGGCATGTTAAGGCCGGCTTGTGAGAAGAAAAGACTCGTGGTGAAAAACCTTCCAGCGTTTATCTCTGTTGGACACGGAACTCCATCCTTGTTCTCCTTGAGGTCAACGCAGAAAATGCCGTTGGGCTTGTCGTCGACAGCCAATATGCACTCTGTCGCTATCCTATTTACATCTTCCCTATCTATAGTTACCGCGACGCTCGGCGTTCCTGTAACTCCTGAGGGAGCAAGGGACGGGTAAATGTATTCCAGTCTCTCCCTCGCTTGGGATACCACAAGTTCACCATCCTTCCAAACACTGTGAAATGCTATGTTCCTCCCAGGTAGGTATTCTTGGGCGATAAACTCCCACTTCTCCCCCCTGCTACGCCAATACCTTATCCACGCCTGCGCCATTTCAAGGTTGTAACAGGGCGTTGACCCTCTGCCACCAGCCCCTGACGTAGCCCTAAGCCAGAAAGGAAAGCCCAGCACTCTGGCCGCCTCCTTCAATGAATCTTCATCCTCGACTGGTACCGTTTTTGCTACAGGTATCCCCTCTCTCTCCCAGATTTCAGCTGTCGCCTTCTTGTCCTGGCATATCCTAACAGTCTCTTTCCTAGGAAGGAACGTTTTCGCCCTCAACTTCTCTCTATTCTCCGATAGCACCCTCACCTCAACGTCCGGCTGAGGGTGGACAAATTCAACTTCCTCCCTCTCTATTATCTTGTTTAGTTTGTCTATGTATTCTGGGTGATTGCAGGGGGGTACAAGGTATCTTGCGTCACAGTCAGGTAACTCCAAGTGATACCTGTTCGCGTCAGAACCAACTATGAAAAACTTCTCTGGGGCAAGTCTCAAGCTCTTAATGAAGTTTACCCCCGCAGGGCCTCCTGCTCCCGTCACAAGTATTCGTTTCAACTCAAACCCTCTCCTTAACGTTCCATCTTTCTGGGTTAGCCTTCACCCACTCTATCTCGCGCTCCACACCCTCTCTTAGACTCGTCTTAGGTTTCCATCCCGTTTCCCTTGCCACCTTCGAAATGTCCAATTGAAGGTTTCTCAGCTCTTTAGGTATCCTCCACCTCCCCGTGATGGATGAATACCCTCCTTCTGGAGGATCTTCATATATTGGTTCTAAAGAGTTTCCTGACAATTCTATGACGAGCTTCGCGAGATCCCTTATAGACGTGGCTATGCCGCTCCCAACATTGTAAGCTTCGAAATCGCCTCCGTAATCGTCCTCTAAAAGAATGTTATGAAGCTCAGCAACATCTCTAACATATACGAAATCCCTCGTCTGTCTCCCGTCGCCAAATATAACGGGTGGCTTATTTTCTAACACGGCGCGTTTTATGAACATAGTTAACACCCTACCAAACCACTCCCTTTCACCGTAAACTATCCCGTATCTGAGAGCGCAGGTTTTAATGCCGTAAAATTGCGAGTACTGTAAGCAGTAAAGCTCACCTGCATACTTGCTGACACCATACGGCCAAGATGGTCTCTTGGGGTGTTCCTCGTCCTGAGGAAGCTTCACCGCCTCTCCATATATAGCAGCCGAAGAAGCATAAATCACCTTTCTAACCTTCTTTCTCACAGCGGCTTCCAAAACATTTATCGTTCCCTCAATGTTGATTCTTGCATCCGAAATGGGATCCTTTATTGCAGAACCTATTTCAAGCTGAGCTGCGTGATGGGAAATGGCGTCACACCCTTCAACAACATTCATCAGTTTAGGGAAATCTAAGACGTCACCCTTCACTATTTTTATGTCCATGGATAGGTCCTTTATGTTCTCCATGCTGCCAGTTGAGAAGTTGTCGTAAATTATGACTTTGTGGCCCTTGCGTGCAAGTTGTTCTGCTATGTGGCTTCCTATGAAGCCGGCGCCTCCAGTCACCAGCACCTTCATTCTCATTCACACCCCGTAGAGTCGCAGGAACGCCAAAGTCGCTATTGATGCGATGCACAACTCGAACAGTATGATCCCAACCGTGACATCCTTTTCGTACACTTTACCTTTAAGTTTCTTTAATATGACTATGAAGAGGTGAGCTACATCGCATATTTTGTAGTATGGCTTATCTAGTGTTCCGTCCTCGTTGACTTTTCCGAAAGCCTCTATTTTCATTCTCCCTCTAGACCCAAATAT
This window contains:
- a CDS encoding SDR family NAD(P)-dependent oxidoreductase, whose amino-acid sequence is MKVLVTGGAGFIGSHIAEQLARKGHKVIIYDNFSTGSMENIKDLSMDIKIVKGDVLDFPKLMNVVEGCDAISHHAAQLEIGSAIKDPISDARINIEGTINVLEAAVRKKVRKVIYASSAAIYGEAVKLPQDEEHPKRPSWPYGVSKYAGELYCLQYSQFYGIKTCALRYGIVYGEREWFGRVLTMFIKRAVLENKPPVIFGDGRQTRDFVYVRDVAELHNILLEDDYGGDFEAYNVGSGIATSIRDLAKLVIELSGNSLEPIYEDPPEGGYSSITGRWRIPKELRNLQLDISKVARETGWKPKTSLREGVEREIEWVKANPERWNVKERV